Proteins from a single region of Gemmatirosa kalamazoonensis:
- a CDS encoding amidohydrolase family protein produces the protein MRLYLSLLLAVAPLGAQPKKPNTVIPDTATQRINAEERRTDPKYAPDRHEGDGPYARLVIRGATLIDGTGGPPRGPVDIVVENDRIAEVRDVGVPRVRVDSARRPRGGAREIDATGMYVMPGIVDLHVHQGTPQKAPESEYYNKLWLGHGITTVRGVPFSSFEYGVHEKQRSAANAIAAPRYVVYQRPGTGWGRGPVKTPDEAREWVRWIASHGADGLKLGAERPDLMAALLDEARKLGLGSVAHLQQTGVAQMNADEATRLGLGTVTHFYGLFESMYDSATVQPWPVTMNYNDEQDRFGQVARQWQLVTPRSEKWNAFLKRLKERDVTLDPTFSIYLTGRDVIHHMYAPWHDKYTLPSLYAYYAPSRTNHGSYWYDWTTADEVAWRNFYHVWMEFVHDYKNMGGRVTTGSDAGFIYSTPGFATIEEMELLQEAGFHPLEVVRSATMYGAETLAKPSGKPIEFGVVRPGMLADLAIVDQNPLQNLKVLYGIGALRLNDATGQPERVGGVRWTIKDGIVYDARQLLADVARMVETQKQQRAANPKAAAAQDARRDEPWEP, from the coding sequence ATGCGACTCTACCTCTCGCTCCTGCTCGCCGTTGCCCCGTTAGGCGCGCAGCCGAAGAAGCCGAACACCGTCATCCCCGACACGGCCACGCAGCGGATCAACGCCGAGGAGCGGCGCACCGATCCGAAGTACGCGCCCGACCGGCACGAGGGCGACGGCCCGTACGCGCGGCTCGTCATCCGCGGCGCGACGCTCATCGACGGCACCGGCGGGCCGCCGCGCGGCCCGGTCGACATCGTCGTCGAGAACGACCGCATCGCCGAGGTGCGCGACGTCGGCGTGCCGCGCGTGCGCGTGGACTCGGCGCGCCGGCCGCGCGGCGGCGCGCGCGAGATCGACGCCACGGGCATGTACGTCATGCCCGGCATCGTCGACCTGCACGTGCACCAGGGCACGCCGCAGAAGGCGCCGGAGTCCGAGTACTACAACAAGCTCTGGCTCGGCCACGGCATCACCACCGTGCGCGGCGTGCCGTTCTCGAGCTTCGAGTACGGCGTGCACGAGAAGCAGCGCAGCGCGGCGAACGCGATCGCCGCACCGCGCTACGTCGTCTACCAGCGCCCCGGCACCGGCTGGGGACGCGGCCCGGTGAAGACGCCGGACGAGGCGCGCGAGTGGGTGCGCTGGATCGCGAGCCACGGCGCCGACGGCCTGAAGTTGGGCGCCGAGCGTCCCGACCTCATGGCGGCGCTGCTCGACGAGGCGAGGAAGCTCGGACTCGGCTCCGTCGCGCACCTGCAGCAGACCGGCGTCGCGCAGATGAACGCCGACGAGGCGACGCGGCTCGGCCTGGGCACCGTCACGCACTTCTACGGGCTGTTCGAGAGCATGTACGACAGCGCGACGGTGCAGCCGTGGCCGGTGACGATGAACTACAACGACGAGCAGGACCGCTTCGGGCAGGTGGCGCGGCAGTGGCAGCTCGTGACGCCGCGCTCGGAGAAGTGGAACGCGTTCCTGAAGCGGCTCAAGGAGCGCGACGTCACGCTCGATCCGACGTTCAGCATCTACCTCACCGGGCGCGACGTCATCCACCACATGTACGCGCCGTGGCACGACAAGTACACGCTGCCGTCGCTGTACGCGTACTACGCGCCGAGCCGCACGAACCACGGCTCGTACTGGTACGACTGGACGACCGCCGACGAGGTGGCGTGGCGCAACTTCTACCACGTGTGGATGGAGTTCGTGCACGACTACAAGAACATGGGCGGCCGCGTGACGACGGGCTCGGACGCGGGCTTCATCTACAGCACACCGGGCTTCGCGACGATCGAGGAGATGGAGCTGCTGCAGGAGGCCGGCTTCCACCCGCTGGAGGTGGTCCGCTCGGCGACGATGTACGGCGCCGAGACGCTCGCGAAGCCGAGCGGCAAGCCGATCGAGTTCGGCGTCGTGCGCCCGGGCATGCTCGCCGATCTCGCGATCGTCGATCAGAACCCGCTGCAGAACCTCAAGGTGCTCTACGGCATCGGCGCGCTGCGGCTGAACGACGCGACCGGGCAGCCGGAGCGCGTCGGCGGCGTGCGGTGGACGATCAAGGACGGCATCGTGTACGACGCGCGGCAGCTGCTCGCCGACGTCGCGCGCATGGTGGAGACGCAGAAGCAGCAGCGCGCGGCGAACCCGAAGGCGGCCGCGGCGCAGGACGCGCGGCGCGACGAGCCGTGGGAGCCGTAG